In Marmota flaviventris isolate mMarFla1 chromosome 17, mMarFla1.hap1, whole genome shotgun sequence, a single genomic region encodes these proteins:
- the LOC114081063 gene encoding uncharacterized protein: protein MADGLFQRKPWGTEQMPTDSDPESEGLFDKPPPEDLPAASAPKSASAAGKKSGRRAGGKAQGIRAGQPPKAAARPQLKEEAPPLDEGCYLDHFPHLSIFIYAAIAFSITSCIFTYIHLQLA, encoded by the coding sequence ATGGCTGACGGTCTCTTTCAGCGCAAACCCTGGGGCACCGAACAGATGCCCACCGACTCCGACCCTGAGTCCGAAGGCCTGTTTGATAAGCCTCCCCCAGAAGATCTTCCAGCTGCCAGCGCGCCCAAGTCGGCGTCCGCTGCGGGCAAGAAGTCTGGTCGGCGTGCGGGCGGGAAGGCGCAGGGGATCCGCGCCGGGCAGCCCCCCAAGGCCGCCGCTCGTCCCCAGCTCAAGGAAGAGGCGCCTCCACTGGACGAGGGCTGCTATCTCGATCATTTCCCGCACCTCTCCATCTTTATTTACGCGGCTATCGCTTTCTCCATCACCTCCTGCATCTTCACCTATATCCATTTACAGCTTGCCTAA